Proteins from a genomic interval of Phlebotomus papatasi isolate M1 chromosome 3, Ppap_2.1, whole genome shotgun sequence:
- the LOC129807061 gene encoding protein numb isoform X1 gives MGNSSSSHHEPLDRGGFTRGTYGDVKSASIRQSKKSPRKMDRLRRSFRDSFRRRKERVPESSKPHQWQADEAAVRSATCSFAVKYLGCVEVYESRGMQVCEEALKVLRNSRRRPVRGLLHVSGDGLRVVDDETKGLIVDQTIEKVSFCAPDRNHERGFSYICRDGTTRRWMCHGFLASKDSGERLSHAVGCAFAVCLERKQRRDKECGVTMTFDLKNSTFTRSGSFRQQSLTERLAEGTAPTATVAPQPKPFNPFAIERPHATPSMLERQGSFRGFNTLGSGSPFKRQMSLRINDLPSNAERLRAFDLATPQSQRSVSPIPEVQHGLDTVSQLCQEMSQELSFLAKSDDLEFPKTAPDTKSPPLLLNSTPSSPDGAAGAESVTSNCTATTTSPTAYVQPRTSRSPPAATIPSPTKVLPIDPTAQLPNADQWLGQVAPKVSPTPPKRAPMLHARAKSLSSAADPFDAEWVAPIVKTDQGHNTNPFISPPKPPAESFQVQL, from the exons ATGGGAAACTCTTCGTCATCACATCACGAGCCACTGGATCGAGGTGGTTTCACAAGAGGCACTTACGGAGATGTG AAATCGGCCTCAATTCGTCAGAGTAAGAAATCTCCGCGCAAAATGGATCGTCTGAGGCGTTCCTTTCGTGATTCTTTCCGGAGGCGAAAAGAACGAGTGCCAGAATCATCCAAGCCTCATCAGTGGCAGGCAGATGAGGCTGCTGTAAGATCTGCCACATGCTCCTTTGCTGTTAAATACCTTGGCTGTGTGGAAGTCTATGAATCACGAGGAATGCAAGTTTGTGAGGAAGCCCTCAAAGTCTTAAGG AATTCCAGGCGGCGTCCGGTTCGTGGGTTGCTCCACGTGAGCGGAGATGGACTTCGTGTGGTGGATGATGAGACAAAGGGATTAATAGTGGATCAGACAATTGAGAAGGTGAGTTTCTGTGCTCCGGACAGGAACCATGAGCGTGGCTTTAGTTACATTTGCCGCGATGGAACAACCAGGCGCTGGATGTGTCATGGTTTTCTGGCCAGCAAGGATTCCGGAGAGCGTCTGTCCCATGCTGTTGGATGTGCATTTGCTGTGTGCCTGGAAAGGAAGCAGCGACGGGACAAGGAATGTGGCGTCACGATGACATTTGATCTCAAGAATTCCACATTCACCCGTAGCGGATCATTCCGGCAGCAATCACTGACGGAGCGCTTGGCCGAGGGGACAGCTCCAACTGCAACGGTTGCTCCTCAGCCCAAACCCTTCAATCCCTTTGCAATTGAACGGCCCCATGCCACTCCATCGATGCTGGAACGTCAGGGAAGTTTTCGGGGTTTCAACACCCTGGGCAGTGGATCACCGTTCAAGCGACAAATGTCTCTACGCATTAATGATCTTCCGTCCAATGCTGAGCGTTTGAGGGCATTTGATCTAGCCACACCACAGAGCCAGAGATCTGTGTCGCCAATTCCCGAGGTTCAGCATGGGCTGGACACGGTGAGTCAGCTGTGTCAGGAAATGAGTCAGGAACTGAGCTTTCTGGCCAAGAGTGACGATCTTGAATTCCCAAAGACAGCACCAGACACCAAATCACCACCACTCTTGCTCAATTCCACACCTTCTAGTCCTGATGGTGCAGCTGGGGCAGAATCTGTGACCAGCAATTGTACAGCTACAACAACATCACCAACAGCTTATGTACAGCCAAGAACAAGTCGCTCACCACCTGCAGCGACCATTCCATCCCCCACGAAAGTTCTGCCCATTGATCCAACTGCCCAGCTGCCCAATGCCGATCAGTGGTTGGGTCAGGTGGCCCCAAAAGTCTCCCCAACTCCTCCCAAGCGAGCCCCAATGCTGCATGCACGTGCTAAGTCCCTTAGCAGTGCAGCTGATCCCTTCGATGCCGAATGGGTGGCACCTATCGTAAAAACTGACCAGGGACACAATACCAATCCCTTCATATCACCACCCAAACCACCGGCTGAGTCATTCCAGGTGCAGCTCTAA
- the LOC129807061 gene encoding protein numb isoform X2, whose protein sequence is MDRLRRSFRDSFRRRKERVPESSKPHQWQADEAAVRSATCSFAVKYLGCVEVYESRGMQVCEEALKVLRNSRRRPVRGLLHVSGDGLRVVDDETKGLIVDQTIEKVSFCAPDRNHERGFSYICRDGTTRRWMCHGFLASKDSGERLSHAVGCAFAVCLERKQRRDKECGVTMTFDLKNSTFTRSGSFRQQSLTERLAEGTAPTATVAPQPKPFNPFAIERPHATPSMLERQGSFRGFNTLGSGSPFKRQMSLRINDLPSNAERLRAFDLATPQSQRSVSPIPEVQHGLDTVSQLCQEMSQELSFLAKSDDLEFPKTAPDTKSPPLLLNSTPSSPDGAAGAESVTSNCTATTTSPTAYVQPRTSRSPPAATIPSPTKVLPIDPTAQLPNADQWLGQVAPKVSPTPPKRAPMLHARAKSLSSAADPFDAEWVAPIVKTDQGHNTNPFISPPKPPAESFQVQL, encoded by the exons ATGGATCGTCTGAGGCGTTCCTTTCGTGATTCTTTCCGGAGGCGAAAAGAACGAGTGCCAGAATCATCCAAGCCTCATCAGTGGCAGGCAGATGAGGCTGCTGTAAGATCTGCCACATGCTCCTTTGCTGTTAAATACCTTGGCTGTGTGGAAGTCTATGAATCACGAGGAATGCAAGTTTGTGAGGAAGCCCTCAAAGTCTTAAGG AATTCCAGGCGGCGTCCGGTTCGTGGGTTGCTCCACGTGAGCGGAGATGGACTTCGTGTGGTGGATGATGAGACAAAGGGATTAATAGTGGATCAGACAATTGAGAAGGTGAGTTTCTGTGCTCCGGACAGGAACCATGAGCGTGGCTTTAGTTACATTTGCCGCGATGGAACAACCAGGCGCTGGATGTGTCATGGTTTTCTGGCCAGCAAGGATTCCGGAGAGCGTCTGTCCCATGCTGTTGGATGTGCATTTGCTGTGTGCCTGGAAAGGAAGCAGCGACGGGACAAGGAATGTGGCGTCACGATGACATTTGATCTCAAGAATTCCACATTCACCCGTAGCGGATCATTCCGGCAGCAATCACTGACGGAGCGCTTGGCCGAGGGGACAGCTCCAACTGCAACGGTTGCTCCTCAGCCCAAACCCTTCAATCCCTTTGCAATTGAACGGCCCCATGCCACTCCATCGATGCTGGAACGTCAGGGAAGTTTTCGGGGTTTCAACACCCTGGGCAGTGGATCACCGTTCAAGCGACAAATGTCTCTACGCATTAATGATCTTCCGTCCAATGCTGAGCGTTTGAGGGCATTTGATCTAGCCACACCACAGAGCCAGAGATCTGTGTCGCCAATTCCCGAGGTTCAGCATGGGCTGGACACGGTGAGTCAGCTGTGTCAGGAAATGAGTCAGGAACTGAGCTTTCTGGCCAAGAGTGACGATCTTGAATTCCCAAAGACAGCACCAGACACCAAATCACCACCACTCTTGCTCAATTCCACACCTTCTAGTCCTGATGGTGCAGCTGGGGCAGAATCTGTGACCAGCAATTGTACAGCTACAACAACATCACCAACAGCTTATGTACAGCCAAGAACAAGTCGCTCACCACCTGCAGCGACCATTCCATCCCCCACGAAAGTTCTGCCCATTGATCCAACTGCCCAGCTGCCCAATGCCGATCAGTGGTTGGGTCAGGTGGCCCCAAAAGTCTCCCCAACTCCTCCCAAGCGAGCCCCAATGCTGCATGCACGTGCTAAGTCCCTTAGCAGTGCAGCTGATCCCTTCGATGCCGAATGGGTGGCACCTATCGTAAAAACTGACCAGGGACACAATACCAATCCCTTCATATCACCACCCAAACCACCGGCTGAGTCATTCCAGGTGCAGCTCTAA